The Suricata suricatta isolate VVHF042 chromosome 13, meerkat_22Aug2017_6uvM2_HiC, whole genome shotgun sequence nucleotide sequence GTCAGCAATGCTTTGTCTGGTTCAGTGATCGCCCATGGGAGAGCAAGTCCAGGGGCTAGATAGGAAATGTTCTGTCCCTTGAGTCCATGCTGAGGTTCCCCTACATGGGGAGAAGAGCCGGTCAGCCCATCTGGGGCTGGCGCTGTCCAACGTGTGTGCTCTGTCCTCACAGGGCATCCTGAAGGCCAAGGTTGGAGGCCAGAGACCAAGTCTCTACTGCTAAGAGCGTGCCCCAGGCAGCTGCAGGCCGGGTGTGGGAGGCTTGGCATGGTGCCCTCGGTGGCAGAGGAGACTGCCCGCCTCACAGTTCAGGTTGCGGTAGCGGGCAACAGCTGGTGTGGGGCGGGGGCACATGGACAGGAAGCCAAAGCTGAAAGGGCCAAGGCAGCAGCCAGGGCAGGGCAGCGCCTCGTCAGACTCCCGGGAAGCTGAGGGGGGCGGCGAGGGTTCTGTCCGCTCCAGGGCTGCCGCCCGGGGCAGGCTATGCTGGGCCCGGTTCCAGGGCTCCCCAGCCCAGCCTTGTGGGGAGTTCACCACCACAGCTGGGGGGTTGTTGTTAAGGGTAGGTCCTGATCTAGGGGACCAGGGCTGGGAGGCCGAGGAACAAGTGCTGATGAAGTTGTCTGTGGCCACGGCCAGAGGCCGCTGGGGAGCTGGTCCTGGGGGTTCTGGCTCAGGGCTACTGCCCTCACACTCCATTCGTTCTTCAGCCGAGGGGCCCACAGTGGGGGGCCCGGGACCTGGCAGTGCTGTCTCCATACGTCGGGGAAGCTCAGGGGATGATGGAAGCGAGCGGCAGCGACGGGCAGGTGTCCCATGCTGGACCAGGGTCTCTGGAGTGGTCAccaagggcagctgggtggagGGCAGTGGTGATGGTGGTCCAAGGGGCAGAGGGGCGACTGGCTTGCTGGGTGTGTCCAACAGCTTGATCTTGCCTCCCCTGAGGTCTTCCCGGAGTGAAAAGGGGTTGACTCGAGTCAGATTGTCCCCCCAGTTGGGGGGTGATTCTGGTGATGGGGGCAGGAAGAGGTCTGACCGGCTTCGGGAAAGCCGGGGGTCTGACCTAGGAAGTGTGGCAGAAGGACCCCCTCTGGAAACAGACCCTGTAGACAGAGAAGTGTGTGGTTACTGTTCTTCACATTGATCACAGTTCCTGGAGGCTGGTAGGACTAGAGCTTACAAAAGGCAGTTCCACTGGGTATTTGGGAAGGGGCAGATGTCACAGCTagccctcctttccctcttctttccttcttctccttccatgGCTCcacaatttgaaaatatctttttttgagaTGTCCTTTCCCCACTACCCACCTACAGCCTTCTCGGCTAATAAATACACTTAGTCTTCCCCAAATAATTCCCTGAGCCCTACGGAGGAGAGGCAAAAGGACTTCTGTTGGGTCAAGGTCATGCTCACTTACTCTGATTGTGTGTCAGGGGAGCCCTGGTGAGGGGGGATGGCTCAGGCAGCTGCTCGAGAATCCATTCCAGGTGCTGGGTGATTTCAGTGAAGGGAGCACGGGTGCTAGGTTCCATCTGATGGGTAGAGAAAGGGGCAGCTTCATTCAGTGCTCCAGAAGAGGGTCTCTATGTTTTCCTCCCACCACCTGGGACAGGAAAGCCTTGCCAGCTGAGGGATGTGGGTGGTAGGCAAGGGAAGGGAGTGCAGATCTTACACTGCAGCAGTGGATGGCCAGGAGCAGGAAGGGCAGTGGGCAGTCATCCCCTACCAGGGTCTGGAAAGCAGGCACATCCAGGCCAAAGTCCTGTGGGTACAGAGAGGAGGGGCC carries:
- the TESK1 gene encoding dual specificity testis-specific protein kinase 1 — translated: LRGPGPGPGEAPGEGPPGPGGTGGGPGRGRPSSYRALRSAVSSLARVDDFHCAEKIGAGFFSEVYKVRHRQSGQVMVLKMNRLPSNRGNTLREVQLMNRLRHPNILRFMGVCVHQGQLHALTEYMNGGTLEQLLSSPEPLSWPVRLHLALDIARGLRYLHAKGVFHRDLTSKNCLIRREDQGFTAVVGDFGLAEKIPVYREGARKEPLAVVGSPYWMAPEVLRGELYDEKADVFAFGIVLCELIARVPADPDYLPRTEDFGLDVPAFQTLVGDDCPLPFLLLAIHCCSMEPSTRAPFTEITQHLEWILEQLPEPSPLTRAPLTHNQRSVSRGGPSATLPRSDPRLSRSRSDLFLPPSPESPPNWGDNLTRVNPFSLREDLRGGKIKLLDTPSKPVAPLPLGPPSPLPSTQLPLVTTPETLVQHGTPARRCRSLPSSPELPRRMETALPGPGPPTVGPSAEERMECEGSSPEPEPPGPAPQRPLAVATDNFISTCSSASQPWSPRSGPTLNNNPPAVVVNSPQGWAGEPWNRAQHSLPRAAALERTEPSPPPSASRESDEALPCPGCCLGPFSFGFLSMCPRPTPAVARYRNLNCEAGSLLCHRGHHAKPPTPGLQLPGARS